In the genome of Polaribacter sp. MED152, one region contains:
- a CDS encoding glycosyltransferase, which yields MKYICMIVDGAYPNDIRVRKEAESLAENGKNVLVVCPRKKDDVQSEIINDVTIFRIGTNYTNSKKGIYDIIESVTNINPLFYKGLKLAFQKYQIAYLHVHDLPLAGTGFMFKNHVKRIYLDLHENYPEALKTWFLWKQSKLIQFKNRLFMNPKLWSKKEEKYCKKYDKVICVVEEMKTKLIANFGIDERKLVVVSNHEKKEFADNFKHAVAQNIITDKEFSITYVGGFGPHRGLQTAIEAMPNILKNIPEAKLFLIGKGSVDVEHTLKQLVVEHNLQNSVVFVGYRPFDEVSTIMQKTNINIIPHLANEHTDNTIPHKLFQIMMSKSLLLVSSCKPLQRIVNKYDAGIVFKANDTNDFAKKVVDIYQNYSTYQLKTENAFNAVMQKNENWEAESIKLLSLYID from the coding sequence ATGAAGTATATCTGCATGATTGTTGATGGTGCTTATCCTAATGATATTAGAGTAAGAAAAGAGGCAGAATCTTTAGCTGAAAATGGTAAAAATGTATTGGTTGTTTGTCCTAGAAAAAAGGATGATGTGCAATCTGAAATTATAAATGATGTAACTATTTTTAGAATTGGAACTAATTATACCAATTCAAAAAAAGGCATTTATGATATTATTGAAAGTGTAACCAATATCAATCCACTTTTTTATAAAGGATTAAAATTGGCTTTTCAGAAATATCAGATAGCGTATTTACATGTGCATGATTTACCCTTGGCAGGTACAGGTTTTATGTTTAAGAATCACGTAAAGCGTATTTATTTAGATTTACATGAAAATTACCCAGAAGCTTTAAAAACTTGGTTTTTGTGGAAACAAAGTAAACTAATCCAGTTCAAAAATAGGCTATTCATGAACCCTAAATTATGGTCTAAGAAAGAAGAAAAGTACTGTAAAAAATATGATAAAGTTATTTGTGTGGTTGAAGAAATGAAAACCAAATTAATTGCAAATTTCGGAATTGATGAACGCAAATTAGTGGTGGTTTCTAATCATGAGAAAAAAGAATTTGCTGATAATTTTAAGCATGCTGTAGCTCAAAACATTATTACTGATAAAGAGTTTTCTATAACTTATGTTGGTGGATTTGGGCCTCATAGGGGTTTGCAAACAGCCATAGAAGCAATGCCAAACATTCTTAAAAATATTCCTGAAGCGAAGCTGTTTTTAATTGGAAAAGGTAGTGTAGATGTAGAGCATACTTTAAAGCAATTGGTTGTAGAACACAATCTTCAGAATTCGGTTGTTTTTGTTGGATACAGGCCTTTTGATGAAGTTTCAACCATTATGCAAAAAACCAACATCAACATTATTCCTCATTTAGCAAACGAACATACAGATAATACAATTCCACATAAATTATTTCAAATTATGATGAGTAAAAGCTTACTTTTAGTAAGTTCTTGCAAACCCTTGCAAAGAATCGTAAATAAATACGATGCAGGTATTGTTTTTAAAGCAAATGATACCAATGATTTTGCTAAAAAAGTTGTGGATATTTATCAGAATTATAGTACATATCAATTAAAAACAGAAAATGCATTTAATGCAGTAATGCAAAAAAATGAAAATTGGGAAGCAGAAAGTATTAAATTATTAAGTTTATACATAGATTAA
- the wecB gene encoding non-hydrolyzing UDP-N-acetylglucosamine 2-epimerase, translated as MTKKILIVVGTRPNFVKITQFKKVAKNFPDLEVKIAHTGQHYDEKMSAVFLKQFNIEIDYFLGVSATSANSLIGEIIIALEKVIQSYEPNILLCVGDVNSTLAAAISANKLGVKLGHLESGLRSLDRQMPEEVNRILTDEISDICFVTEKSGIENLKQIGKAENQIAFVGNTMIDTLVHFNNEIEASSILEEIALKKGKYILVTMHRPRNVDTKEALLKIIDLFKNITSKHLVVFSMHPRTKNSFEKFNLINELESINQLKIIEPQNYFAFQKLIKYSFCVITDSGGIQEETTYLKIPCITLRENTERPSTLEEGTNVLLSFNTQKIAETILAITNGTFKNGEVPKFWDGNATKRVLETIQNL; from the coding sequence ATGACGAAAAAAATATTGATTGTAGTTGGTACTAGACCCAACTTTGTAAAAATTACACAGTTTAAAAAAGTAGCAAAGAATTTTCCAGATTTAGAAGTGAAAATTGCGCACACAGGTCAGCATTATGATGAAAAAATGTCTGCTGTCTTTTTAAAGCAATTTAATATTGAAATTGATTATTTTTTAGGAGTTTCAGCTACATCTGCCAATAGCTTAATTGGTGAAATTATTATTGCATTAGAAAAGGTGATTCAATCTTATGAGCCAAATATTTTACTATGTGTGGGTGATGTAAATTCTACTTTAGCTGCAGCAATATCAGCCAATAAATTAGGAGTTAAATTAGGTCATTTAGAAAGTGGTTTACGAAGCTTAGATAGGCAAATGCCAGAAGAAGTAAACCGAATTTTGACTGATGAAATTTCAGATATTTGTTTTGTTACCGAAAAAAGCGGAATAGAAAATCTTAAACAAATTGGTAAAGCTGAAAATCAAATTGCCTTTGTAGGAAATACAATGATAGATACTTTGGTTCATTTTAATAATGAAATTGAAGCATCTTCAATATTAGAAGAAATAGCGTTGAAAAAAGGTAAGTATATTTTAGTTACCATGCATAGGCCAAGAAATGTAGATACAAAAGAAGCTTTATTAAAAATTATAGATTTATTTAAAAACATTACTAGTAAGCATTTGGTGGTTTTTTCCATGCACCCTAGAACTAAGAATAGCTTTGAAAAGTTCAATTTGATAAATGAATTAGAAAGTATCAATCAATTAAAAATAATTGAACCTCAAAATTATTTTGCTTTTCAAAAATTAATTAAATATTCATTTTGTGTAATTACAGATAGTGGAGGTATTCAAGAGGAAACAACATACCTTAAAATACCTTGCATTACTTTAAGAGAAAATACAGAAAGACCATCTACTTTAGAGGAAGGTACCAATGTTTTATTGTCTTTTAATACTCAAAAAATTGCAGAGACTATTTTAGCTATTACTAATGGTACTTTTAAAAATGGCGAGGTTCCAAAATTTTGGGATGGTAATGCTACAAAACGTGTTTTAGAAACCATACAGAATTTATAA